The following are encoded together in the Methanosarcina flavescens genome:
- a CDS encoding Hsp20/alpha crystallin family protein: MADMTKVSPSICAYPDEKYENLEIEVILPGVEKKDISFKLTEDGFYVRATKEGVEYVDSYAICCPVVPDKATARYSNGVLKVTVPYQQPFENAIDVKIE, translated from the coding sequence ATGGCAGATATGACAAAAGTTTCACCATCCATATGCGCATATCCTGACGAAAAGTATGAGAATCTTGAAATTGAGGTCATCCTTCCGGGGGTGGAAAAGAAGGATATTTCTTTTAAGCTCACAGAAGACGGCTTTTATGTGAGAGCTACCAAGGAAGGAGTCGAATATGTGGACAGCTATGCAATCTGCTGCCCTGTTGTCCCGGACAAAGCTACAGCTAGGTATTCTAATGGTGTACTTAAAGTTACAGTACCTTACCAGCAGCCTTTTGAAAACGCTATTGATGTAAAAATTGAGTAA
- a CDS encoding phasin family protein — translation MRESVRKLGLIGAGLWAITEDRINELVKELVDKGDINKEEGKKVVQDMLEERKKQKLDLEKKISEKVQESISKIDVFTKKDMSELESRIQTLEEEIQKIKNKEKMFFK, via the coding sequence ATGAGAGAATCCGTAAGAAAACTGGGGCTTATAGGAGCCGGTCTCTGGGCAATAACCGAAGACAGGATAAATGAACTTGTAAAGGAACTTGTTGATAAAGGAGACATCAATAAAGAAGAAGGTAAAAAAGTTGTCCAGGATATGCTGGAAGAAAGAAAAAAACAGAAGCTCGATCTTGAGAAGAAAATCTCAGAGAAAGTTCAGGAGTCAATCTCGAAAATCGATGTATTTACTAAAAAAGATATGAGTGAGCTTGAATCCAGGATACAGACACTGGAAGAAGAAATTCAGAAAATTAAAAACAAAGAAAAGATGTTTTTTAAGTGA
- a CDS encoding rubrerythrin family protein: protein MKKMTEQHLINAFGGESQAHMRYLHFGNQAEKEKFSNVARLFRAIAHAEYVHAGDHYRELRHLDGGFVANSMGAFGPGDTVKNLKLAIAGETFEIEEMYPVYIEVAKFQGEKGAQRSFEWSYASEKLHKQLFERALERVNSGKDMELGPVQICEVCGYTLEGEAPDVCPVCGALKDKFTAFE, encoded by the coding sequence ATGAAAAAAATGACAGAGCAGCATCTTATCAATGCATTCGGAGGAGAAAGCCAGGCACATATGAGATACTTACATTTTGGAAATCAGGCGGAAAAAGAGAAATTCAGTAACGTGGCCCGTTTATTCCGCGCAATTGCCCATGCTGAATATGTACATGCAGGAGACCATTACAGGGAACTAAGACATCTCGATGGGGGATTTGTCGCAAACAGCATGGGAGCCTTTGGTCCTGGGGATACAGTAAAAAACCTTAAACTGGCCATTGCTGGTGAGACATTTGAGATTGAAGAAATGTATCCTGTATATATAGAAGTTGCAAAATTCCAGGGAGAGAAAGGTGCACAGCGAAGTTTCGAATGGTCATATGCCAGTGAAAAATTGCATAAACAGCTTTTCGAAAGAGCACTTGAACGGGTGAACTCTGGAAAGGACATGGAGCTCGGTCCTGTCCAGATCTGTGAAGTATGCGGATACACTCTTGAGGGAGAAGCCCCGGACGTGTGCCCAGTATGTGGAGCGCTTAAGGACAAATTTACTGCGTTTGAATAA